From a single Nocardioides panzhihuensis genomic region:
- a CDS encoding DUF3631 domain-containing protein: MADDTTTAENVTVSPGEERLTPADFAPNAGELLLNEVRDAIGKYVILPDAHAMTGVVLWIAATHAVPVWAHAPRLVIRAPEKRCGKSRLLDLAEATCHDPLLTVNASPSAVYRSIGMKTKNPPTILLDEADTIFGPKAGENEDLRGLLNAGHQRNRPALRYNAANSSVERIQTFAMAALAGIGAMPDTIEDRAVVIRMRRRAPGESVAPYRTRRDGPALDNLRKRLNQWVVAHHDHLGTATPDMPVEDRAADTWEPLLAIADLAGGDWPEIGREACVTLTETRDANAQTTLQTRLLTDCRTAFGDAEALPTSVLLDRLKDDPEAPWATYSNPLQGLTAMKLGFLLRDFDIRSDTIRFDTGQAKGYQRAAFADAWARYCAPAPTCLICRQPLAIDDGTRTHPTCDPEARR; this comes from the coding sequence ATGGCCGACGACACCACCACCGCCGAGAACGTCACGGTCAGCCCGGGTGAGGAAAGGCTCACCCCGGCCGACTTCGCGCCCAACGCGGGAGAGCTGCTGCTCAACGAGGTTCGCGATGCGATCGGGAAGTACGTCATCCTCCCCGATGCTCACGCCATGACCGGGGTCGTTCTCTGGATCGCCGCCACCCACGCCGTACCCGTGTGGGCCCACGCGCCCCGCCTGGTGATCCGTGCCCCGGAGAAACGATGCGGCAAGTCGCGGCTGCTCGACCTGGCCGAGGCGACCTGCCATGACCCGCTGCTCACCGTCAACGCCTCACCCAGCGCCGTTTACCGCTCCATCGGGATGAAGACGAAGAACCCGCCCACGATCCTGCTCGACGAGGCCGACACCATCTTCGGACCCAAGGCAGGCGAGAACGAAGACCTACGCGGCCTGCTCAACGCCGGACACCAGCGCAACCGGCCCGCGCTGCGCTACAACGCCGCTAACTCGAGCGTCGAGCGCATCCAGACATTCGCCATGGCCGCCCTCGCTGGGATCGGTGCGATGCCGGACACCATCGAGGACCGCGCCGTCGTTATCCGGATGCGTCGTCGCGCGCCTGGTGAGTCCGTCGCGCCGTACCGGACTCGCCGTGATGGTCCAGCGCTGGACAACCTCCGAAAGCGGCTGAACCAGTGGGTGGTCGCGCATCATGACCACCTCGGCACCGCCACCCCGGACATGCCGGTCGAGGACCGCGCCGCCGACACCTGGGAACCTCTGCTCGCGATCGCCGACCTTGCCGGAGGCGACTGGCCCGAGATCGGCCGCGAAGCCTGCGTCACCCTCACCGAGACCCGCGACGCCAACGCACAGACCACCCTGCAAACCCGACTGCTGACCGACTGCCGTACCGCGTTCGGTGACGCCGAAGCGCTGCCCACCTCGGTCCTGCTCGACCGGCTCAAGGACGACCCCGAGGCACCGTGGGCGACCTACTCCAACCCGCTGCAAGGTCTGACCGCGATGAAACTCGGTTTCCTGCTGCGCGACTTCGACATCCGATCCGACACGATCCGGTTCGACACCGGACAAGCCAAGGGCTACCAGCGTGCCGCGTTCGCCGACGCCTGGGCCCGCTACTGCGCACCCGCCCCAACCTGCCTCATCTGCCGCCAACCTCTCGCGATCGACGACGGCACCCGCACACACCCGACCTGCGACCCGGAGGCCCGTCGATGA